A single window of Thalassoroseus pseudoceratinae DNA harbors:
- a CDS encoding MarR family winged helix-turn-helix transcriptional regulator: protein MHFGSESSPGFAIGRVAYLIRTGMAVVLKNAGWPFSPEETQTLITLHDAGQSLSMNELASLMIRDPTTVKRQLDRLVEHRFVERNASNEDARIVMISLTRRGEQKLQKVLPLLDDLRKTTLKGIPKSDLDATQSVLRQMQKNLSNHLAKD, encoded by the coding sequence ATGCACTTCGGTTCTGAGTCCTCGCCAGGGTTTGCAATTGGGCGGGTCGCCTATTTGATTCGCACCGGAATGGCAGTGGTGCTGAAGAATGCTGGTTGGCCGTTTTCGCCCGAGGAGACGCAGACGCTGATCACGTTGCACGATGCCGGCCAGTCGCTGAGCATGAACGAGTTGGCATCGCTGATGATTCGTGATCCAACCACCGTGAAACGACAGTTGGATCGACTGGTCGAACATCGATTTGTCGAGCGGAATGCCTCCAATGAAGACGCTCGCATCGTGATGATCAGCTTGACACGCCGAGGCGAGCAGAAGTTGCAGAAAGTCCTCCCTTTGCTTGATGACCTTCGCAAAACGACTTTAAAGGGAATTCCAAAGTCAGACCTTGACGCGACACAAAGTGTTCTGCGGCAAATGCAGAAAAACCTATCGAACCACCTCGCAAAGGATTAA